The genomic segment CTTGATCTTTCGCGTGACCACCTCCTTGATTGCGTCCCGAGCCGGGCCGAGGTAGTGGCGTGGATCGAAGTTCCCCGGGTTCTCCGCGAGCGACTTGCGTATCGCCCCGGTGATCGCCAGGCGGATGTCGGTGTCGATATTCACCTTGCACACGTTCATCTTCGCCGCCCTGCTGATCATCTCCTCGGGGACGCCCCGTGAGCCGAGTATCTTACCCCCGTATTTGTTGCATATGTCAACGAGATCCCGGGGGACGCTCGATGCGCCGTGGAGGACGAGCGGGAAGTCCGGCAGCCGCTCCTGAACTTCCACAAGGCGGTCAAAGTCAAGCGCGGGCTCACCCTTGAATTTGTAGGCGCCATGGCTCGTCCCTATCGCCACGGCGAGCGAATCGCAGCCGGTGCGCGTGACGAACTCCTTTGCCTGGTCGGGATTTGTGAAGATCGCATCCTTCTCGCTCACCGAAATATTATCCTCAACGCCGGCGAGTTTCCCCAGCTCCGCCTCGACCGTGACGCCCCGGGGATGGGCGTACTCGACCACCTTTCTGGTGAGCGCGACGTTCTCCTCGAAGGGATGCCTGGACCCGTCGATCATCACCGAGGTGAACCCCCCGTCCACGCACGCCTTGCATATTTCGAAATCCTCGCCGTGGTCGAGGTGGAGCACGATGGGGAGATCGCAGGTCTCCAGCGCTGCCTGGACGAGCTTGACGAGGTACTCGTGGCGGGCATACTTCCGCGCGCCGGCGGAAAATTGCAGGATAAGCGGGGCATTTTCCTCGGCCGCCCCCTCCACGATGCCCTGAATGATCTCCATGTTGTTGACGTTGAACGCCCCGAGGGCATAGCCGCCCTTGAGCGCTTTCTTGAACAGCTCTTTCGAAGTTACCAGCGGCATGTATTACCCCCTGTTTATGTTGGTCGGTGTGATGCCTCCCATCGGCATTATGCCACATGGGGAGCTTCAGGCGCAAGCCATTTGCTTTCGCGCGCGTAATGCCTCAGTTATTGGTGGTATTACTGTAGGGGCTTGATCCTTCGGCTGAGTTTATACTGAGCGTAGTCGAAGTGCTCAGGACAAGTTTTATCAAGCCCGCAGTAAGCCATACGGGTCGGATAAATCCCTGCCCGCCGGCAGGCAGGCGACCCCTACAGATTGGAGGGTCCGCTCACCACCCAAGACTGAGGCATTACTCGCGCGCGGGGTAATGGGTCACCCATCAAAGGCGCGGAGTC from the Candidatus Auribacterota bacterium genome contains:
- the fba gene encoding class II fructose-1,6-bisphosphate aldolase, translated to MPLVTSKELFKKALKGGYALGAFNVNNMEIIQGIVEGAAEENAPLILQFSAGARKYARHEYLVKLVQAALETCDLPIVLHLDHGEDFEICKACVDGGFTSVMIDGSRHPFEENVALTRKVVEYAHPRGVTVEAELGKLAGVEDNISVSEKDAIFTNPDQAKEFVTRTGCDSLAVAIGTSHGAYKFKGEPALDFDRLVEVQERLPDFPLVLHGASSVPRDLVDICNKYGGKILGSRGVPEEMISRAAKMNVCKVNIDTDIRLAITGAIRKSLAENPGNFDPRHYLGPARDAIKEVVTRKIKVLGCGGKALD